The candidate division WOR-3 bacterium genome window below encodes:
- a CDS encoding GDP-mannose 4,6-dehydratase, which translates to MKVLATGGAGFIGSNLDRQLMSRKGYQIRVLDEFTYAGNLDDFPRAYWKDRRFEFVRADVRDRSVDSEMSYQARQASGHTNQERE; encoded by the coding sequence GTGAAGGTTCTTGCTACCGGTGGAGCCGGGTTCATCGGCTCCAATCTTGACCGGCAACTTATGAGCCGGAAGGGTTATCAGATACGCGTGCTCGACGAGTTCACCTATGCCGGTAATCTCGACGACTTCCCCAGAGCATACTGGAAAGACCGACGGTTCGAGTTCGTCCGAGCTGACGTCAGGGACCGCAGCGTAGACTCGGAAATGAGCTACCAGGCACGCCAAGCGTCAGGACACACGAACCAAGAAAGGGAATGA
- a CDS encoding dTDP-4-dehydrorhamnose 3,5-epimerase family protein gives MIHGIQVKKLKLVPDERGTVMEILRSDDEVFRKFGQVYLSTVYPGVVKGWHFHKQQTDNLCIIKGMAKVVVYDDRPSSPTRGEVQEFFLGEQNPLLLVIPPNVLHGMKGIGTEPAYMINCPTEPYNHEQPDEFRRPWNDPAIPYNWGLKAK, from the coding sequence GTGATTCATGGCATTCAAGTCAAGAAGCTCAAGCTTGTCCCAGACGAACGCGGCACCGTAATGGAGATACTGCGCTCGGACGATGAGGTATTCAGGAAGTTCGGCCAAGTGTACCTCTCGACTGTGTATCCTGGTGTGGTCAAGGGATGGCACTTTCATAAGCAGCAAACCGATAACCTCTGCATCATCAAGGGGATGGCCAAGGTCGTAGTCTATGACGACCGACCAAGTTCTCCGACCAGGGGCGAAGTTCAGGAGTTCTTTCTGGGTGAGCAGAACCCGCTTTTGCTTGTGATACCGCCGAACGTCTTGCACGGAATGAAGGGAATCGGCACCGAGCCAGCGTACATGATAAACTGCCCGACCGAGCCGTACAACCACGAACAGCCAGACGAGTTCCGCCGACCTTGGAACGACCCGGCCATTCCGTACAACTGGGGACTCAAGGCGAAGTAA